From the Saccharobesus litoralis genome, one window contains:
- the rnt gene encoding ribonuclease T: MTHELLKQRFRGYYPVVIDVETAGFNAKTDALLEIAACLTEMDENGEMYLGETLHFHIDPFEGANLEKSALEFNGIDPFNPLRGAVSEDEALKEIFKAVRKKQKDYHCQRSIMVAHNAAFDMSFLNAAIERTKIKRTPFHPFVSFDTTSMAGLTLGQTVLVKACQKAGIHFDQSEAHAAIYDTNKTAELFCYMVNKWKALGGWQNA; the protein is encoded by the coding sequence ATGACTCACGAATTACTAAAGCAACGATTTCGCGGCTATTATCCCGTTGTTATCGACGTTGAAACAGCAGGCTTTAATGCAAAGACCGACGCCTTATTAGAAATTGCCGCCTGTTTAACAGAAATGGACGAAAACGGTGAAATGTACTTAGGTGAAACTTTGCACTTTCATATCGATCCCTTTGAAGGCGCTAACCTAGAAAAATCGGCACTAGAGTTTAATGGTATTGACCCTTTTAACCCGTTACGAGGGGCTGTCAGTGAAGACGAAGCATTAAAAGAAATATTTAAAGCGGTAAGAAAAAAACAGAAAGATTATCATTGCCAACGCTCGATTATGGTGGCACACAACGCCGCGTTTGATATGTCTTTTCTCAATGCGGCCATTGAGCGCACTAAAATAAAACGCACACCTTTTCACCCATTTGTTTCTTTTGATACGACCAGTATGGCGGGATTAACCTTAGGTCAAACGGTACTGGTTAAGGCTTGTCAAAAAGCGGGGATTCACTTTGATCAAAGTGAAGCTCACGCCGCTATTTACGACACCAATAAAACTGCCGAGTTATTTTGTTACATGGTTAATAAATGGAAGGCATTAGGTGGTTGGCAAAACGCTTAA
- the hflD gene encoding high frequency lysogenization protein HflD produces MSDVTYEQTLALAGICQAGSLIQQLARTGRVDMDKVAETFTWVLNTNPASTEDVFGSEKAVEQGFTIIHDQLGHKSHKKDAELTRYVLSLLSLERKLAKNKLALQRLAKGIDNAERQLTHYEITDEQIITSLAGLYSDVISPLGPKIQIIGNPHLLQQKSVQNKIRAILLAGMRAAVLWRQLGGKRRNIVFRRNKWVSFSAQALHKFNQIN; encoded by the coding sequence ATGTCAGATGTGACTTACGAACAAACACTCGCTTTAGCCGGCATTTGCCAAGCAGGCAGTTTAATTCAACAGTTGGCTCGCACAGGTCGAGTCGATATGGATAAAGTAGCGGAAACTTTTACTTGGGTACTGAATACTAATCCGGCTTCGACAGAAGATGTATTCGGTAGTGAAAAAGCAGTAGAGCAAGGCTTTACTATCATTCACGATCAGCTGGGTCATAAAAGCCATAAAAAAGACGCAGAGCTAACACGTTACGTATTAAGTTTATTGTCGTTAGAACGCAAATTAGCGAAGAATAAATTAGCATTACAACGCTTGGCCAAAGGTATTGATAACGCCGAGCGCCAGCTTACACATTACGAAATAACCGACGAGCAAATTATTACCAGTTTGGCTGGTTTGTATAGTGATGTGATCAGCCCATTAGGGCCTAAAATCCAAATTATTGGTAACCCCCATTTACTGCAACAAAAGTCTGTACAAAATAAAATCCGCGCTATTTTATTAGCCGGAATGCGTGCAGCTGTGTTGTGGCGTCAGTTGGGGGGTAAGCGACGTAATATTGTGTTTCGTCGTAATAAATGGGTGAGCTTTTCAGCGCAAGCCCTGCACAAATTTAATCAAATTAATTAA
- a CDS encoding VolA/Pla-1 family phospholipase has protein sequence MKKLLLSTSILSVLALTGCGDDTSLSSIVDDHKDNKVIAATRVSFDPSNGVLSVPNDLLFSTPPNDLTKKDGTLNIPVADEADLSDPTVALNTLDGWSVQQPFTIDFVLPAGVDSLDANSVAQPGAIRIFEVVMGASLVDSDCASVQAGLACKMVGELSAPVNFVTTLADKDTVAIVPVTPFKPGSSYLVVVTNALMDSLGRDVEPSSTYITVRQNIQTHPLGSASQLALQGLVNSFESVLAGAGIDLDTVIHTSAMTIQSAGSSISALKAGYAKLLSENSANLPMLTHVANSTLTIRDMFVAAGAIDAATPQCATIAPTLAAVAGTEQFATVLAQMQSLIGICAGEVHFGSISLPYYLSAPSSEEPTAPLNKPWKAMCDSGAILASATQEQLASATPGPNHDACQALNLADLGLDVERNLTKYNPVPMATGLQNIKVQMTLPNLSLMQAIDPTFAQPDSGWPVVILTHGLSRQKEDMLALASTLSTQGFATIAIDQPLHGERGFDINGSPDSKEIVASGDNPLAFANLQNLQVMRDNIRQSVIDLLGLRVGLTRAASSDFDGHQLDPTKVYFAGISLGAMWGLDFVTLANTPLNPALDPAFKVNASVLASPGGGTANFMLESIFFGPYIKSNLILSFIEPFLPTLATTIGDDVAYAQAKASFVTQAGLTGDDLLTFEAAEQFVLYLLAQGVDLTKLNGEVYRTHYANFKSNLMQNKPTLSAVLDATFNSFAFAVQTMIDAGDPNSYASQLAATGTPILITEIFGDGTASTWDDVIPPTTSTPLSGTEQFIRLLNLPVLDSNAGDGTANVSGFVRFNKGTHGSLLSAGDTPEVTAEMHSQVVSFFKSDGKLIKVNSGGGAIVPAN, from the coding sequence ATGAAAAAACTGCTGCTGAGTACCTCAATATTATCTGTATTGGCGCTCACTGGGTGTGGAGACGACACAAGTTTGTCTTCTATCGTTGACGATCACAAAGACAACAAGGTGATTGCTGCAACGCGGGTCTCTTTTGACCCATCAAATGGGGTTTTATCAGTACCCAACGACTTACTTTTTTCAACGCCGCCTAACGATTTAACTAAGAAAGACGGAACGTTAAATATCCCCGTGGCGGATGAGGCTGACCTTTCCGATCCTACGGTGGCGCTTAACACCTTAGATGGCTGGTCTGTTCAACAACCTTTTACAATTGATTTTGTATTACCTGCTGGCGTTGACTCTTTGGATGCTAATTCGGTTGCACAACCTGGCGCCATTCGCATTTTTGAAGTTGTCATGGGGGCGAGCTTAGTTGACAGTGATTGCGCCAGTGTCCAAGCTGGACTTGCCTGTAAGATGGTTGGTGAATTAAGTGCGCCAGTTAATTTTGTGACTACCCTAGCCGACAAAGATACAGTGGCTATTGTACCGGTAACACCGTTCAAGCCAGGCTCAAGTTATTTAGTCGTCGTGACAAATGCGTTAATGGATTCATTGGGACGAGATGTCGAGCCATCTTCAACCTATATTACGGTTAGACAAAATATTCAAACACATCCATTGGGTTCAGCTTCGCAGCTGGCATTACAAGGGTTAGTTAATTCGTTTGAAAGTGTGTTGGCCGGCGCAGGTATTGATTTAGATACAGTGATCCATACATCAGCGATGACCATTCAATCAGCCGGTAGCAGTATATCCGCGTTAAAAGCGGGATATGCAAAGTTATTAAGTGAGAATTCAGCAAATTTACCTATGCTAACCCATGTTGCGAATTCAACCTTGACTATTCGTGATATGTTTGTTGCAGCAGGTGCTATTGATGCGGCAACGCCACAATGCGCAACTATTGCACCAACTTTGGCTGCGGTAGCGGGTACAGAACAATTTGCGACTGTATTAGCGCAAATGCAATCTTTGATTGGCATTTGTGCAGGGGAAGTGCATTTTGGTTCTATTTCTTTACCTTACTATTTGTCTGCGCCAAGTAGCGAAGAGCCTACTGCTCCATTGAATAAGCCTTGGAAAGCCATGTGCGATAGCGGCGCCATTTTAGCGAGTGCTACGCAAGAGCAGTTAGCTTCCGCTACCCCTGGGCCTAATCACGATGCATGTCAGGCGCTCAATTTGGCTGATTTAGGTTTAGATGTGGAACGCAACTTAACCAAATACAATCCTGTGCCGATGGCGACGGGCCTACAAAATATTAAAGTACAAATGACTTTGCCTAATCTTTCGTTAATGCAGGCGATTGATCCGACATTTGCTCAACCTGATTCAGGTTGGCCGGTGGTTATTTTAACTCACGGATTATCGCGGCAAAAAGAAGACATGCTAGCCTTGGCTTCTACTTTATCAACGCAAGGTTTTGCCACTATTGCTATTGATCAGCCACTGCATGGCGAGCGCGGCTTTGATATTAACGGCAGTCCAGATAGCAAAGAAATTGTTGCATCGGGTGATAACCCACTTGCTTTTGCTAACTTGCAAAATCTACAAGTAATGCGTGACAACATTCGTCAAAGTGTTATTGACTTATTAGGATTACGCGTAGGGTTAACCAGAGCTGCAAGTAGCGACTTTGATGGTCATCAACTCGATCCAACTAAAGTGTATTTTGCTGGGATCTCTCTAGGTGCGATGTGGGGGCTAGATTTTGTTACGCTTGCCAATACGCCGCTTAACCCAGCTTTAGATCCTGCCTTTAAAGTTAATGCAAGTGTGTTGGCGAGTCCAGGAGGCGGTACGGCTAACTTTATGTTGGAATCAATATTTTTTGGCCCTTATATAAAAAGTAATTTAATTCTTAGTTTTATTGAGCCGTTTTTACCGACATTAGCCACCACAATCGGTGACGATGTTGCCTATGCACAAGCAAAAGCCAGCTTTGTCACTCAAGCGGGTTTAACGGGGGACGATTTATTAACGTTTGAAGCAGCAGAGCAGTTTGTGTTGTATTTATTAGCGCAGGGTGTCGATTTAACTAAGCTAAACGGTGAGGTTTATCGTACGCATTATGCCAATTTTAAAAGTAACCTAATGCAGAATAAACCAACGCTGTCGGCGGTGTTGGACGCAACATTTAATAGTTTTGCTTTTGCTGTACAAACCATGATAGATGCCGGTGATCCAAACAGTTATGCTAGTCAGTTAGCCGCGACAGGAACGCCGATCCTTATTACCGAAATATTCGGAGATGGTACGGCAAGTACGTGGGATGATGTTATTCCACCTACGACTTCAACGCCTTTATCTGGCACAGAGCAGTTTATACGCTTGTTAAACTTGCCTGTTCTCGACAGCAATGCTGGTGATGGTACGGCAAATGTTTCAGGTTTTGTGCGTTTTAATAAAGGTACTCATGGCTCATTATTATCAGCCGGTGATACACCAGAAGTCACCGCAGAAATGCATAGCCAAGTGGTATCTTTCTTTAAATCAGACGGTAAATTAATTAAGGTTAATTCAGGTGGTGGTGCTATTGTGCCAGCAAACTAA
- a CDS encoding saccharopine dehydrogenase family protein: protein MSKVLIIGAGGVGQVVAHKCAQVAEIFSDITLASRTESKCKAIAEQVKQATGRDIATAQVDADNVPELVALLKQLKPELVINVALPYQDLTIMDACLEAGVHYMDTANYEPLDTAKFEYKWQWAYQEKFEKAGLTALLGSGFDPGATNMFTAYIAKHYFDEIHTLDIIDVNGGDHGYPFATNFNPEINIREVTAECRHWENGEFVTTPAMSTKQSFTCPDEVGTYNIYRMYHEELESLTKHYPTLKRAQFWMSFGDSYLKHLEVLGNVGMTGIEPVEFQGQQIVPIQFLKALLPDPSTLGPRTVGKTCIGCVVTGIKDGKEKTVYVYNVKDHQDCYQEVQSQAISYTTGVPCMIGAKMILEGQWQKPGVWNMEQLDPDTFMENMNQHGLPWQVIEEPNFDLI, encoded by the coding sequence ATGAGTAAAGTATTAATCATTGGTGCTGGTGGCGTTGGTCAGGTTGTTGCCCACAAGTGCGCTCAAGTGGCAGAGATTTTTTCTGATATTACTTTGGCCAGTCGTACTGAATCTAAATGTAAAGCGATTGCTGAGCAAGTTAAGCAAGCCACGGGTCGAGATATAGCGACAGCCCAAGTTGATGCGGATAACGTACCTGAGTTAGTTGCGTTGCTGAAACAGTTAAAACCTGAATTAGTTATTAATGTCGCCTTGCCTTATCAAGATTTGACAATTATGGATGCTTGTTTAGAAGCGGGTGTCCATTATATGGATACGGCCAACTATGAACCACTTGATACGGCTAAATTTGAATATAAATGGCAATGGGCTTATCAAGAAAAGTTTGAGAAAGCCGGTTTAACAGCATTATTGGGTTCGGGTTTTGATCCGGGCGCGACCAATATGTTTACCGCTTATATTGCTAAACACTATTTTGATGAGATCCATACATTAGATATTATTGACGTCAATGGCGGTGATCACGGCTATCCATTTGCAACCAACTTTAACCCAGAAATCAACATTCGCGAGGTAACAGCTGAGTGTCGTCACTGGGAAAATGGTGAGTTTGTCACGACTCCGGCTATGTCAACTAAGCAAAGTTTCACTTGCCCAGATGAGGTTGGTACTTACAACATATACCGTATGTATCACGAAGAATTGGAATCATTAACCAAACATTATCCAACGCTAAAACGCGCGCAATTTTGGATGAGCTTTGGTGACAGTTACCTTAAGCATTTGGAAGTGTTAGGTAATGTTGGCATGACAGGTATTGAACCTGTGGAATTTCAAGGTCAACAAATTGTGCCTATCCAATTTTTAAAAGCCTTACTGCCAGACCCTTCGACCTTAGGGCCGCGTACGGTTGGTAAAACCTGCATTGGCTGTGTCGTGACAGGTATTAAGGATGGCAAGGAGAAAACGGTTTACGTATATAACGTTAAAGACCATCAAGATTGTTATCAAGAAGTGCAATCTCAGGCGATTTCTTATACGACAGGTGTTCCTTGTATGATTGGCGCTAAAATGATTTTAGAAGGCCAATGGCAAAAGCCAGGTGTATGGAATATGGAACAATTAGATCCTGATACCTTTATGGAAAACATGAACCAACATGGTTTACCTTGGCAAGTGATTGAAGAGCCTAACTTCGATTTGATTTAA
- a CDS encoding flagellar protein MotY encodes MKNFISNLLLCFGITTLFIGQVAAEVRQYHAKLEKSAWQLSQKSKLQCTLAHKIPRYGDALFTTYANRELNLAFELDMLRLPHHYGVASVQSVAPEWRPGVATKSIADMKILKQFNGEVPQQAAWTMLTELEKGMLPTVYYADWANPYDKVAVSLNSINFHSAYDQFLNCVDNLLPYSFDDISFTILNYKKNSSDLTTRSKQRLGMIGEYLKADAEMELVLVTGFTDSFGGRYLNEKLSKKRAEKVKSFFVENGVEAERVTTTGMGEKRHIDSNKTILGRERNRRVVIQLNKEAT; translated from the coding sequence ATGAAAAATTTTATAAGCAATTTACTGTTATGTTTTGGCATAACAACCTTGTTTATTGGGCAAGTGGCAGCCGAAGTTAGGCAATATCATGCCAAGCTCGAAAAGTCGGCGTGGCAATTAAGTCAAAAGTCTAAATTGCAATGTACGCTGGCACATAAAATACCGCGTTATGGTGATGCTTTGTTTACGACTTACGCTAATCGTGAACTTAATTTAGCGTTTGAACTCGATATGTTGCGTTTACCCCATCACTATGGTGTGGCTTCGGTACAATCGGTTGCGCCCGAATGGCGCCCAGGTGTGGCGACTAAGTCGATAGCCGATATGAAAATTTTAAAGCAATTTAATGGTGAAGTGCCGCAACAAGCCGCTTGGACTATGCTCACGGAATTAGAGAAAGGTATGTTACCAACGGTATATTATGCAGATTGGGCAAACCCATACGATAAAGTGGCGGTTAGCCTTAATTCAATTAATTTTCATAGCGCATATGATCAGTTTTTAAATTGTGTGGATAATTTATTACCTTATAGTTTTGATGATATTTCATTCACCATCTTAAATTATAAAAAGAATTCGTCAGATTTAACAACGCGTTCCAAACAGCGATTAGGCATGATAGGTGAATACTTAAAAGCCGATGCTGAAATGGAACTGGTGCTTGTTACCGGATTTACGGATAGCTTTGGTGGTCGTTATTTAAACGAAAAGCTATCTAAAAAACGGGCTGAAAAAGTGAAAAGCTTTTTTGTAGAAAATGGCGTCGAGGCCGAGCGTGTAACCACCACAGGTATGGGCGAAAAACGCCATATCGATTCGAATAAAACAATTCTCGGGCGTGAGCGTAACCGACGAGTGGTGATCCAATTAAATAAAGAAGCGACCTAG
- the speA gene encoding biosynthetic arginine decarboxylase: MPNNNNEPWTTQQADKIYGVKAWGNGYFDIDLQGDVVVNNPLNETSNPVSLMKIIEGLKDRELHMPVLLRIENILDQSISELNETFNAAINKIGYGNEYRGVYPIKVNQQAQIVEEIAHFGARYNHGFEVGSKAEMIAALSTIEGTDSLIICNGYKDQEFIELGLEAVKLGHKCFFVIETLTELPIIVERSKVLNIRPHIGVRVKMTSQVGGHWSATSGDRSVFGLSARQLIQAVDYLKEHDMLDCLELLHCHLGSQIPNIRDIRGGVVEACQYYSDLCQEGAALSYIDLGGGLAVDYTGGQSSTGQSRNYSLAEYCEDIVDTIKHTLDAKGLAHPTIVTESGRATVAYTSVLLFNILDVVHFESEQIPESQEDEHQLLKSMREILTYLKPQRVQECFNDALFYRDEARELFKRGQIDLRVRSVVETFYYGILHQIKDTLNKMDRIPDELEGLADSLADIYYGNFSLFQSLPDSWAIDQLFPIMPIHRLNEEPTRRGMLADITCDCDGKIERFVVDQHVEKTLPLHEMLPEQEYYLGVFLVGAYQETLGDLHNLFGDTNVVSVRLNQDSSFDFVKEVHGDTIEDVLSYVEYHPREMKVKFRNKVEAAVKEGRISAKERQHMIKTFNASMQGYTYYEKEEHQGQDDLAV; the protein is encoded by the coding sequence ATGCCAAATAACAATAACGAACCTTGGACAACCCAACAAGCCGACAAAATATACGGCGTTAAAGCTTGGGGTAATGGTTACTTTGATATTGATCTCCAAGGAGATGTTGTCGTTAATAATCCATTAAATGAAACATCGAATCCTGTTTCGTTAATGAAAATTATCGAAGGTTTGAAAGATCGTGAATTACATATGCCAGTATTGTTGCGTATTGAAAATATTCTCGATCAGAGTATTAGCGAGCTAAATGAAACCTTTAATGCCGCAATAAATAAAATTGGTTATGGCAATGAGTATCGAGGGGTATACCCGATAAAAGTCAATCAACAAGCACAAATTGTTGAAGAAATTGCTCATTTTGGCGCGCGTTATAATCATGGCTTTGAGGTAGGTAGTAAAGCAGAGATGATTGCTGCGCTATCGACCATCGAGGGAACCGATAGCTTAATTATTTGTAACGGTTATAAAGACCAAGAATTTATTGAACTCGGTTTAGAGGCAGTTAAGTTAGGCCATAAATGTTTCTTTGTTATAGAAACCCTAACTGAGCTGCCTATTATTGTTGAGCGCAGTAAAGTATTGAATATACGGCCTCATATTGGTGTGCGGGTAAAAATGACCTCACAGGTTGGTGGTCATTGGAGTGCAACCAGTGGTGATCGCAGTGTGTTTGGTTTATCGGCTCGACAATTGATCCAAGCGGTTGATTATCTTAAAGAGCATGACATGCTCGACTGTTTGGAACTTCTGCATTGTCATCTAGGGTCACAGATCCCAAATATTCGCGATATTCGCGGTGGTGTGGTGGAAGCTTGCCAATATTATTCAGACTTGTGTCAAGAAGGCGCGGCTTTGTCTTATATTGACTTGGGGGGCGGTCTTGCTGTTGATTATACAGGTGGTCAATCAAGTACTGGGCAAAGTCGTAACTATTCACTCGCAGAGTATTGTGAAGATATTGTCGATACGATTAAGCATACGCTGGATGCCAAAGGACTAGCGCACCCAACCATTGTTACTGAGTCTGGCCGGGCAACAGTCGCTTACACATCCGTGTTGTTATTTAATATTTTAGATGTTGTTCATTTTGAATCTGAGCAGATACCTGAGTCGCAGGAAGATGAACATCAATTACTGAAAAGCATGCGGGAGATATTGACTTATCTTAAGCCGCAAAGAGTACAAGAGTGTTTTAACGACGCCTTGTTTTATCGTGATGAAGCGCGTGAATTGTTTAAACGTGGGCAAATTGATTTACGTGTAAGATCCGTGGTTGAAACTTTCTATTATGGGATCCTTCATCAAATTAAAGATACGTTAAATAAAATGGATCGTATCCCTGATGAGTTGGAAGGTTTAGCTGATTCATTAGCGGATATTTACTATGGCAACTTTAGTTTGTTTCAATCGTTACCGGATAGTTGGGCAATTGATCAATTATTTCCGATTATGCCGATCCATCGTTTAAATGAAGAGCCAACTAGGCGCGGCATGCTGGCTGATATTACTTGTGATTGTGACGGAAAAATAGAGCGCTTTGTGGTTGATCAACATGTAGAAAAAACTCTACCGTTACATGAAATGTTACCAGAGCAAGAATATTATTTAGGGGTATTTTTAGTTGGCGCTTACCAAGAAACGTTAGGTGATCTGCATAACTTGTTTGGTGACACCAATGTGGTAAGTGTACGATTGAATCAAGATTCAAGTTTTGATTTTGTCAAAGAGGTTCACGGCGACACGATAGAAGATGTATTAAGTTATGTTGAATATCACCCGCGTGAAATGAAAGTTAAATTCCGTAATAAAGTGGAAGCCGCTGTGAAAGAAGGGCGCATTAGTGCTAAAGAGCGCCAGCATATGATTAAAACGTTTAATGCGAGTATGCAAGGCTACACCTATTACGAAAAAGAAGAACATCAAGGCCAAGATGACTTGGCAGTTTAA
- the mnmA gene encoding tRNA 2-thiouridine(34) synthase MnmA: MSENSSKKVIVGMSGGVDSSVSAYLLLQQGYQVEGLFMKNWEEDDTDEYCAAAEDLKDAQAVADKLGIELHTINFAAEYWDNVFEYFLAEYKAGRTPNPDIMCNKEIKFKAFLEFAAEALGADYIATGHYVRRGQNGDEFQLLRGLDSNKDQSYFLYAVGSEQIGQTLFPVGELEKPEVRRIAEEQDLITANKKDSTGICFIGERKFTDFLQKYLPAQPGNIETDEGEVIGKHQGLMYHTLGQRKGLGIGGLADKGEDPWYTVDKDLERNVLVVAQGSKHPRLFSKGLTASQLNWVDGKGPQQELKCAVKTRYRQPDIACTLTRMSDDEIKVMFDEPVSAVTPGQSAVFYIDDVCLGGGIIDELIR, from the coding sequence ATGTCTGAAAACAGTTCAAAAAAAGTCATTGTTGGAATGTCTGGCGGTGTAGATTCGTCAGTGTCAGCTTACTTATTACTGCAACAAGGCTATCAAGTTGAAGGCTTGTTTATGAAAAACTGGGAAGAAGACGATACCGATGAATACTGCGCGGCAGCTGAAGATTTAAAAGATGCACAAGCTGTTGCTGATAAATTAGGTATAGAACTGCATACCATCAACTTTGCTGCAGAATACTGGGATAATGTATTCGAATATTTCTTAGCGGAATACAAAGCTGGACGTACACCTAACCCTGACATTATGTGTAATAAGGAAATCAAGTTTAAGGCTTTCCTTGAATTTGCCGCAGAAGCGTTAGGTGCTGATTATATTGCGACAGGGCACTATGTGCGCCGTGGTCAAAATGGTGACGAATTTCAATTATTGCGTGGCTTAGATAGCAATAAAGATCAAAGTTACTTCCTCTATGCTGTTGGCTCTGAACAGATCGGTCAAACTTTGTTTCCTGTAGGCGAATTAGAAAAGCCTGAAGTTCGTCGTATCGCCGAAGAGCAAGACTTAATTACCGCCAATAAAAAAGACTCTACGGGTATTTGTTTTATTGGAGAGCGTAAATTTACCGACTTTTTACAAAAGTACCTGCCTGCACAACCTGGCAATATTGAAACAGATGAAGGTGAAGTTATTGGTAAACATCAAGGTTTGATGTACCACACCTTGGGACAGCGTAAAGGGCTAGGCATAGGTGGACTAGCCGATAAAGGCGAAGATCCTTGGTATACAGTCGATAAAGATTTAGAGCGCAATGTGTTAGTTGTCGCACAAGGTAGCAAGCACCCAAGATTGTTTTCAAAAGGCTTAACTGCATCTCAATTAAATTGGGTTGACGGTAAAGGCCCACAGCAAGAATTAAAATGTGCGGTTAAAACTCGATATCGCCAACCAGACATTGCTTGTACCTTGACAAGAATGAGTGACGACGAGATCAAAGTTATGTTTGATGAGCCAGTTTCGGCAGTAACTCCTGGCCAGTCGGCAGTCTTTTACATTGATGATGTTTGCCTTGGCGGTGGCATTATTGATGAGCTGATCCGTTAA
- the dcd gene encoding dCTP deaminase codes for MRLCDSDIVKYIQEGKIAVSPAPTEEMISGLTVDLRLGNKFRVFQDHAAPYIDLSGPKENVTKALESVMSDEIVIQDQEAFFLHPGELALGVTFESVTLPDNIVGWLDGRSSLARLGLMVHVTAHRIDPGWSGNIVLEFYNSGKLPLALRPEMKIGALSFELLSGSAAKPYNKRQDAKYKGQQGAVASRINQDEQSK; via the coding sequence ATGCGCTTATGTGATAGCGACATAGTTAAGTATATACAAGAAGGTAAAATCGCAGTATCACCAGCTCCGACTGAAGAAATGATTAGCGGTTTAACGGTTGATTTACGCTTAGGTAATAAGTTTAGAGTATTTCAAGATCACGCTGCACCCTATATAGATTTAAGCGGGCCTAAAGAAAATGTGACTAAAGCGTTAGAATCAGTCATGTCTGATGAAATTGTTATCCAAGATCAAGAGGCGTTTTTCTTACACCCTGGAGAACTGGCTTTGGGTGTGACGTTTGAATCAGTCACCTTGCCCGACAATATTGTTGGTTGGTTAGACGGCCGCTCATCACTCGCTCGCTTAGGCTTGATGGTACATGTTACAGCCCACCGCATTGATCCGGGTTGGTCAGGTAATATAGTGTTAGAGTTTTATAATTCAGGCAAGTTACCGTTAGCATTGCGTCCTGAAATGAAAATAGGCGCATTAAGTTTTGAGTTATTGTCTGGCTCAGCTGCAAAACCTTACAACAAGCGGCAAGACGCTAAATATAAAGGACAGCAGGGAGCGGTTGCCAGTCGTATCAACCAAGATGAACAATCCAAATAG
- a CDS encoding gluconeogenesis factor YvcK family protein, whose protein sequence is MKFRQPIEIEPLMLTREFNIVAIGGGHGLGKVLNTFSDYGHRLTGIVTTTDNGGSTGRLRKAKDTIAWGDLRNCLSHLAGKNHFGAQLLEYRFEDDELSGHSLGNLLFFALQQLRYSPVEVIELARRMLKVESRLYPMSEQPAHLSATTCEGRVVVGETSIDAEDIPVPDCLNLTQNITAPPRAIRAIYNADYILLGPGSFFTSVIPPLLVNDLYQALAATNAKIIYIDNLGKEIGPAGKMNLAAKLEWLQRQFPKVRISKVLVDNHSPVDNLSDDMVIKGELRQQDIFYRHDELKLRQTMERVFASLAVS, encoded by the coding sequence GTGAAATTTAGACAACCAATTGAAATCGAGCCCTTAATGCTAACGAGAGAGTTCAATATAGTGGCTATAGGCGGTGGACACGGTTTAGGAAAAGTACTTAATACTTTTTCTGACTACGGTCATCGTTTAACAGGCATAGTAACAACAACAGACAATGGCGGCTCAACGGGACGTTTAAGAAAAGCCAAAGACACCATTGCTTGGGGTGATCTGAGAAACTGCTTAAGTCATTTAGCAGGTAAAAATCATTTTGGCGCACAATTACTTGAATATCGTTTCGAAGATGATGAACTGTCTGGGCACAGCCTAGGTAATCTGTTGTTTTTCGCGTTACAACAACTCAGGTACTCGCCGGTTGAAGTGATTGAACTGGCTAGACGTATGCTAAAGGTAGAAAGTCGGCTTTATCCAATGTCGGAACAACCTGCGCATTTAAGCGCAACCACCTGCGAAGGCCGTGTTGTGGTTGGGGAGACCAGCATTGATGCCGAAGATATTCCAGTTCCCGATTGCTTAAACTTAACGCAAAATATCACAGCGCCGCCACGCGCTATTCGTGCGATTTACAATGCAGATTACATTTTACTCGGCCCGGGTAGCTTTTTTACTAGCGTTATCCCACCATTACTAGTTAACGACCTTTATCAAGCATTAGCCGCGACCAACGCAAAAATTATCTATATTGACAATTTGGGCAAGGAAATTGGCCCTGCGGGTAAAATGAACTTAGCAGCCAAACTTGAATGGTTACAGCGACAATTCCCCAAAGTCCGTATTAGCAAAGTGTTAGTTGACAACCATTCGCCTGTCGATAACTTAAGTGATGATATGGTAATAAAGGGGGAATTACGGCAACAAGATATTTTCTATCGTCATGATGAGTTAAAGCTCAGACAAACCATGGAACGTGTATTTGCTAGTTTAGCCGTCAGTTAA